DNA from Deinococcus arcticus:
GCCAGCGGCCAGACGCCGAGCAGGGTGGCGGCGATATAGCCCGCGGTCGACAGCGACGGCTGGAGGAAACCCAGCAGCCAGGCCAGCGCCAGCAGTGCGCCGGACACCACGACCAGTCGGCCTTGACCGGTGCGGTACCACGGCGTGCCGGCGGGCGCGACCTCATGGGTGTGGCCCGCGTGATCACCGGCATGGGGGTCATGGCCCTGGGGCCCCGCTGACGCGGCAGGGCCCAGGAGAGACGGCGCGTACCCCAGCGATTTGAGGTTCTTCTCCAGGGTGCCCCGGGGCGTCTGCCCTTCGTCCAGGTGCAGGGTCAGGGTCTGTTTGGTAAAGCTGGTCTTCACTTCACTGGTGCCGGGCAGCGTGGCCACCATGCGCTCGACCGTCTGCACGCAGCTGGCGCAGTCCATGCCCTCAACGAAATAGGTCAGGTGGTCCGGATGGTCCTTCCGGGTGGTGGGGGTCATGGCCTGATGATAGCTGAGCTGACGCTCATATGTAAGTCTACTCAGATATGAAGGCGACTTGGCTCGGGCTTCATCGGGGCGTGGGGGCTGAGGCGTACGTTCGGGGCTCAGGAGGCACCACAATGACTGGACAAGATCAGATCAGAGAGCATATGCCCGTTGTTTGCGCCGATGGTCAGCCCCATGGCCAGGTGGACCGTCTGGACGGCGAGTACATCAAGCTCACCAAGGACGAGTCCGGCCAGCATCACTGGCTTCCGCTGAGCGCGGTGGATCACGTGGATGAGCATGTCCACCTCAACCTGAGTCACGCCCAAGTGCATCAGCAGTGGCTGAGTGTAGACCCCCATCCCGAGCACCGGCAGTAAAAGGCTGGGCGGAGCGGCGACCGAAGTCAACGGTCGCCGCTCTCTGATGGCCGCGTGGCCTGACGCACCTGGGCGAGATATGGATCGGTCGCTGTGCGTGGCCCCCGCCTCGTCTGCCGGAAGTGCAAGGTGCGCCAGAAGTGCACGGCCCCTGCCCCCAGGGCCAGGAACGGCATCCCCCAGAGCACCAGATTCAGCCCCTGCTTCGGTGGTTTCAACAGAACGGCGCGGCCGTACCGCGACACCATCCACTCGTCAATCTCGCGCTGACTTCGACCCGCTTTGACCTGTTCACGAACCTCCCGCCGCATCTGAACGCTCAGTGCGTCGCCGCTCTCGGTGATGGGCAGGCCGGTGCACGTTGGACAGCGCAGCTCTGCTCCGATCTGACGGACCTGCGCCTCCTGTGCGGGGGTGAGGGCTGTCGCAGCTGGCAGCGTGCTGCTGAGCAGAAGCCATGAGGCGGTTCGTCTCATGGCCAGTTGATCCCGATGCGGCGCAGGCCTTCACTTAACCGGGCCGTGGTGAGCCCGCCCCGGTCGACACTGCGGACGATGCCTTCCCGGTCAATGAAAAACGTTTCCGGTACGCCGCTGACGCCGTAATTGATGGCCGTGCGGGCGCCTGGATCAATCAAGCTGGGGTAGGCCAGGGCGTACGCCCGAATGAAGTCACGGGCCTTTTGCAGTTCCGGCTCCTGAAACGAGATGCCCAGGACCGCAAGGCCCTGGTCACTCTGGGTTTCACTCAATGAGCGCAGCAGTGGCGCTTCGTCGCGGCACGGCACACACCAGGAGGCCCAGAAGTTCACCACGACGGGGCGGCCCTTCAGGCTGGTCAACCGGACCTCCACGCCGTCCAGGCTGCGCAGGGTAAAGGCAGGGGCGGGCTTGTCCAGCAGGGGGCTCCCAGCTTTCCCTGAGCGGTCAGGGCGCGTCAGGGCCGCGACCAGCATGATCACCAGCACGGCCGCTATGACCGGCGGCAGCCAGCGGCGCCAATTGGCCAGCGTCCTACCCGACATGTCGCCTCTCCTGGGAAGGTCCACAACACCGCCTCAAACGTATGTCTGCAAATATATTCATGCATACAGCCTATGACGGGGGTGTGCTGCCGCCAAGGACAGCTGCCTCTGCTGGAGATGAACCGTCAATCGGCGAGTCGCCAGGTCAGCCAGCGCTGGCGACCCCACATCAGGGCGAGGCCGATGCCGGCCAGCAGCGGCACCCAGTCACCCCAGCGAACCAACAGGGTGCGGGTTTCAGCGAGACCGTAGGGCGCGGTGAATGCGCCCGCCACACCCCGGGGAAAGCGGGCCACCACCTGGCCCTGAGGGTTGACCGCCGCACTGATGCCGTCGTTGCCGGCCCGCACCCACCAGCGCCGGGTTTCAATGGCGCGCACGCGGCCCATCTGGAAGTGCTGCTCCGCGCCAGTGGACGGACCAAACCAGGCGTCGTTCGACGCCGTCACCAGCAGATTGGCCCCCTGGGTCACCAGGGCGCGGGCCACGCCTGGAAAGGTGGACTCGTAGCAGATCAGGACACCAGCCCGGAGGGGGCCCAGGATCAGGGGCTGTGTGGTGGTGCCAGGCACTGTGCCGGTCAAGGGCGGGAGGCCCAACCCCGCGAACACCGCGCGATACACTCCGTTCAGGGCGGCGCGGGCCGGAAAGAATTCCCCAAAGGGCACGAGTCGCCGTTTGTCCTGGCGGCCCAACGTCTGTCCCGCCTGCACCGCGTACACACTGTTGCGCAGGCCAGCGTCCTGGGTGGGGGCACCCAGGAGCAGGGGCACTGGCACGGCCGCGAGCGCGCGGCGGACAGGCGCCGTGGTGGGGGCCTGCGGGGCGGCCGTTTCCGGCCAGACGACCAGGGAGGCGGGCGCCGCGCGCAGGCCAGCGGCCGTCAGAGTCAGGTAGTGCGTCAGTTCTTCCGTGCGGCGACCTGCTGCTTTGAGCCGGGGGTCGATGTTGCCCTGGACCAGCAGGACCTGCTGTGTGCTGTCAGGCGCGGCTGGGCGGGTCAGGCCGTAGCCTGCGGCCAGCAGCACCGCACCCAGCACCGCGCTTTGTCCCAAACCCCGCCCCGACACCAGGGCAGCCGCACTCAAAGCCACCAGCAGGCCCACCAGGGCAATGCCCCCCAGGTCCGCCACCTGCACCAGGGGCGTCTGCGCCCAGGCGTAGCCCAGGCTGCCCCAGGTGAACCCAAATGGGCCGGCGGCGCGCAGCGCGTCCATGACCGTCCAGGCCAGGGGCAAGCCCCACAGCGTGGCAGAACCCAGGAGCCGGCGGGTCAGGGCAGCGGTCAGCCCCCACAGGCTGGCCAGCAGGGCGATGAGCAGGACACTCAGGATGACCGCACCCGGGCCCAGAAAGTCCGAAAGGCTGCTGGGCAGCCACAACAGGTGGGCGGCGAAGAACCCGGCGCCGAAGAGCCAGGTGAGTTTGAACGTGTCGGTGGGGGGGCGCCGCGTGATCTCACGGAAGAGCAGGGCCAGGGGCAAGGGGGCGAGCCAGCTCCAGCTCGAGACGAGAAACCCCAGACCGAGCACGCCACCCAGCGCCGCCCAAGCCACATCGGAACGCCAGACGCAGCGGACTGGGACGGGCCAGGAACGCATCCTCTCTCCTTTCACATCTGTTCAGATTTAAAAGAGACCGTACGGGTTCACGGGAATGCCTGCCTGATAGACGCGGAAATCGAGATGGGGCCCGGTGCTGTTGCCCGTGCTGCCCACACGCGCGATGACCTGTCCCGTGACCACCTGCTGGCCCGTACGCACCAGATTGACGCTGTTGTGGCTGTACCGGGTGGTCAGGCCGCCCGCATGCTCCAGCACGATGGTCCAGCCCCACCCGTTGCGCGCATCAAAGACCGCGCTCTTGACGGTGCCGGCCATGGTCGCGCGGATGGGCGTACCGGTGGGGGCGGCCAGGTCCAGCCCCCCATGCTGGGCATTAAAAGGCGTGGTCAGACGGCCCTGAACGGGCGGCACCGCGCTGACGCGCACCGAGGCGGCGCGGACGGTCACCCCAGGAGTTGAGGCCGGCCGGGTGGGCAGCGTCAGCTTCTGACCGACCCGGAGCTGGTTGGCACGCACACTTGGATTGATCTGGAGCAGGGCCGTGACCGTGGTGCCATGGCGCGCCGCAAGGCTGGACAGGGTGTCGCCCGCTTTGACGGTGATGCTGGCGGCCGAGCCCAGAGAGATCAAGACCGCCGCCATGAGCGCCGCGCCAAACATGTGAATCCGCATAAGACGGCGTGAATGTATCAAGTGGCTTGGACCAAAGGATGAGCAGCAATTCATAGATCACACGCAGGGCGTGGGCTGTCGCTTGGGCCGCTCCGGTACAGAGGCTGTGGGCCGGCACGCAGCCAGAAATGAGACGAGGCCCCACATGGGGCCTCGTCTCTGCGCATCTTGATGGGTTGCTCGCGGTTACTTGACCCCCTCCTGAATGGCCGCCTCCAGCGCCTGCACACTGAGCTGCTCAAGCCGCTGCCCATTCACGAAGAACGTGGGTGTGCCGCTGACCCCGAGGGCCACGCCGTCCTGCCGGTCGCGTTCAACCAGGTCCCGCACTTCTTTTGACTCCAGGCTGCGCTGCACCTGCGCGCGGTCCAGGCCCAGGTTCGCGGCGTAGTCCAGGAATTTGCTGGTCTGTGGAGTCTGCTGCTCGCCCCACTCGGACTGCTTAGTAAACAGGTAATCCCGGGCTCGCCAGCGTTTGGCCTCATCTTCTTTGGCGGCTGCCTCAATCAGACCCGCGGCGAGGACGGAGTTGCTGTGCAGCGGAAAATAGCGCGCGACCAGACGTACCTGACCGTCGTACTTCTCCAGCAACTTCATCAGGTCCGGTTCAATGGCCCGGCAGGCTTCGCATTCCGGGTCAAAGAATTCCACGATGGTGACGTTGGCGTCGGCGGGGCCCAGGGCAGGGCTGTCGGCGCGGATGAGGCGTTCACTGGCGTCGGCCAGCAGGGCGGCGGCCTGTGACGTGCCCCGGTTGGCCAGGCTCAGGACCACGATGGTGGCCAGGACAGCGAGCGCGCCGAGGGCCAGCAGAAGGACGGGGGCTTTCTTGGAGGACTGTGTCATGATGTACCTCGGGGTTTGGAGAGCAGCAGGCTGAGGGTGATGACGGTGAAAGCACTCAGGCTGAGCAGGGGAATCGTGATGAATCCCAGCCACTCAATCTGCCGGGCGGTGCAGGACACGCCGGCCGCGCACTGCGTGAGGCCTTCGGGAATGACGCCGTAGTACAGCAGGTTGTGGTACGCGGCGATCAGCAGGCCCGTAACGGAGAAAGGGAGGCTGTAGGCGCGCAGGCGAGAGTCATGCGTCAACAGACCGACCAAGAGCACGAACACCAGCGGATACATCATGAGGCGCTGGTACCAGCACAGGGTGCAGGGGGGCAGGTGCATGACTTCGCTGAAATACAGGCTGCCGGTGGTGGCGATCACCGCTTGCAGCCAGGCCACAGCGGGCAAGGCCCACCGCCTCCTAGAAGATATCTGCATTTCTGAGACCATATTCAGATACTGTAGCGGAAGATGGGGTGCGAGGAGACGATCTTACGCCGACCGGTTGTGGGCGGCCCATCAGGTCAACAGCATGTCCTCCCAGAGACAAAAGTGCATGGAGCAGGATGTCCCGCGCCATAACTGCATCCGAAGACAGCACGACTCTGCTGGCAAGGTATGGCCGTTATCCACCGACGCTGACGGCTGAGCAACTGCACCGCTATTTCCGCTTTGACGACCACGACCGCGCTGTTTTGGCCCAGAAAAAAGGCAAACACAACCGCCTGGGCTACGCCCTCCAACTCGCCACCGTTCGCTTTCTGGGCACCTTCCTGACTGATCCCCGGGACATGCCAGAGGCGGCCATCCAGTACGTCGCCCAGCAGCTTGACCTCACGGTCAATCCCGTCAAACTTGACCGCTACCGCACGCGCGAGACCCGCTGGGATCACCGCCACGACATCCAGGCCCGGTGGGGCTACCGCGATTTTTCAGAGATTCCGGCCTTTTTCGATCTGGCGCGCTTTTTATCTGCCCGCGCCCGGTTGATGGCCGAGCCACCCAGCCGCCTGCTGGATCTCAGCACAGCCCGCCTGGTCGAGCGCCGGGTGCTGCTGCCCGGCGTCACCACGCTGACCCGGCTGATTGCCCGCATTCAGCACCGGGCCGATGAGCGCCTCTGGCGTGACCTGGCGGCCCTGCCCAGTGAAGCCCAGGTGACGGCCCTTGAAGCCCTGCTGGACGTTCCCTCTCGCTCATCGGTCTCCCGACTCGATCAGCTTCGGAAAGCGCCATTGTCAGTCTCCGCCCCCGGACTCGTCGGTGCACTCAAGCGGGTTGAAGCAGTGCGGCGGATCGGCGTGACCACCCTGGATCTGAGCGGTTTTCCTGAACAACGGCTGAACACCCTTTTGCGCATCGCGATGGGCGTCAAAGCCCAGGCGCTGCGGCGCATGACCCGTGCCAGGCGCATCGCCACCCTGCTGGTGACGGTCCGTCGCCTTGAAGGTCAGGCCCTAGACGACGCGCTGACCCTCTTCGAAAGTCTGCTGACTGACCTCTTCAACCGGATCGAACGGCAAGAAGACGGTGCACGGCAAGATCAGCTGCCGTCACTGGAAGAAGCGGCCCGGCGCAGCAATCAGCTCACTTTGGCTTTCCTGGAGAGTTTGGGGCAGCCGCCCCAGGACTTCCCCGCGTTCGCCGCACGGGTGCTGGCCTTGGTGTCTCAGGAACAGCTCCAGGCCGCGGCGGAAACGGTTCAGGCACTCACTCGGCCGCGAAGCGAGACCCGGCTGGAGGGGCTGCTGAGTCGCTATAGCTATGTGCAGCAGTTTCTGCCGGCCCTGCTAAGGACAGTGAACTTTGAGGGCAGCGCCGCTGGAGGGCCGTCTCTGGCCGCGCTTCAGGCGCTGCGGCGTCTGGGGCGCCGATCACAGATCATGGCCACCGAGGTGCCACTCACGCTCGTCAAGGGTGACTGGAGCAAGCTCATTCCCAGAAAAGGGCCATTGAACCGGCCTGCTTACACCCTTTGTGTCCTCGACCATCTGCATCTGGCCCTGAAGCGCCGCGACGTCTTTGTGTCGGCCAGTCCCAAATTTAGCGACCCTCGCCTGCGCCTGCTGTCGGATCAGGCCTGGACGGCTCTGAAGGCTGAGGTCTGCCGGAGTCTTGACCTTGACCCTGATCCGCAAGTGATGCTGGCGCAGCTCAGTGCCCAGTTGGACGAGCGGTACCGGCTGGTGGAAGCCCGCCTCCCGCAGAACGCCGCGGTCTCTCTGGCTGAAGAAGAGGGCCGCACCGTGCTGGTGCTTCAGGAGCAAGAGGCGCTGCCCGAGCCGCCCAGGCTGCGGCACTTGCGGGAACTGGTGGCGAGGCGGATGCCCCGCCTGGATCTGCCGGATCTGCTCCTGGAAGTGCACCGCTGGACGGGGTGTGCCAACGCCTTCACCCAGTTGAGTGAAGCACGAACAAGAGTGGGACACCTCGACGTCAGCGTGTGCGCGGTCCTGCTGGCTGAAGCGTGCAATGTCGGACTGGATGCGGTGGTTCAACCGGAGACCGAGGCCCTTGGGCGCGGCCGCCTGTCCTGGGTGGATCAGCACTACCTGCGCGCCGAAACCATTGCGAGTGCCAATGCCCGCTTGGTCGAGTTTCAGGCCACCATTCCGACGGTGACGGCGTGGGGGGACGGTCAGGTGGCCTCTGTGGATGGGCTGCGCTTCCGGGTGCCGGTGAAAACCATTTACGCTGGTCAGAACCCCACGTACTTTGGGGTGCGCAGTGGCGTGACCTATGTCAACTTCATCTCCGATCAGTACAGCGGCTTTCACAGCATCGTGGTGCCGGGGACCCTGCGCGATTCCCTGTTCGCCCTGGACGGCATGATTGAGCAGAACACGGTGCTGCGCCCTCAGCAACTCGTGTCGGATACAGCGGCCTCGTCGTACATGGTCTTCGGGTTGTTCCGTCTGTTGGGCTATCAGTTCAGCCCGGAGCTGGCTGATCTGCGCGAGCGGACGTACGCGCGCGTGAC
Protein-coding regions in this window:
- a CDS encoding TlpA disulfide reductase family protein; amino-acid sequence: MSGRTLANWRRWLPPVIAAVLVIMLVAALTRPDRSGKAGSPLLDKPAPAFTLRSLDGVEVRLTSLKGRPVVVNFWASWCVPCRDEAPLLRSLSETQSDQGLAVLGISFQEPELQKARDFIRAYALAYPSLIDPGARTAINYGVSGVPETFFIDREGIVRSVDRGGLTTARLSEGLRRIGINWP
- the lnt gene encoding apolipoprotein N-acyltransferase; its protein translation is MRSWPVPVRCVWRSDVAWAALGGVLGLGFLVSSWSWLAPLPLALLFREITRRPPTDTFKLTWLFGAGFFAAHLLWLPSSLSDFLGPGAVILSVLLIALLASLWGLTAALTRRLLGSATLWGLPLAWTVMDALRAAGPFGFTWGSLGYAWAQTPLVQVADLGGIALVGLLVALSAAALVSGRGLGQSAVLGAVLLAAGYGLTRPAAPDSTQQVLLVQGNIDPRLKAAGRRTEELTHYLTLTAAGLRAAPASLVVWPETAAPQAPTTAPVRRALAAVPVPLLLGAPTQDAGLRNSVYAVQAGQTLGRQDKRRLVPFGEFFPARAALNGVYRAVFAGLGLPPLTGTVPGTTTQPLILGPLRAGVLICYESTFPGVARALVTQGANLLVTASNDAWFGPSTGAEQHFQMGRVRAIETRRWWVRAGNDGISAAVNPQGQVVARFPRGVAGAFTAPYGLAETRTLLVRWGDWVPLLAGIGLALMWGRQRWLTWRLAD
- a CDS encoding M23 family metallopeptidase, with protein sequence MRIHMFGAALMAAVLISLGSAASITVKAGDTLSSLAARHGTTVTALLQINPSVRANQLRVGQKLTLPTRPASTPGVTVRAASVRVSAVPPVQGRLTTPFNAQHGGLDLAAPTGTPIRATMAGTVKSAVFDARNGWGWTIVLEHAGGLTTRYSHNSVNLVRTGQQVVTGQVIARVGSTGNSTGPHLDFRVYQAGIPVNPYGLF
- a CDS encoding disulfide oxidoreductase, yielding MAWLQAVIATTGSLYFSEVMHLPPCTLCWYQRLMMYPLVFVLLVGLLTHDSRLRAYSLPFSVTGLLIAAYHNLLYYGVIPEGLTQCAAGVSCTARQIEWLGFITIPLLSLSAFTVITLSLLLSKPRGTS
- a CDS encoding DsbA family protein, producing MTQSSKKAPVLLLALGALAVLATIVVLSLANRGTSQAAALLADASERLIRADSPALGPADANVTIVEFFDPECEACRAIEPDLMKLLEKYDGQVRLVARYFPLHSNSVLAAGLIEAAAKEDEAKRWRARDYLFTKQSEWGEQQTPQTSKFLDYAANLGLDRAQVQRSLESKEVRDLVERDRQDGVALGVSGTPTFFVNGQRLEQLSVQALEAAIQEGVK
- a CDS encoding cytochrome c-type biogenesis protein; translation: MRRTASWLLLSSTLPAATALTPAQEAQVRQIGAELRCPTCTGLPITESGDALSVQMRREVREQVKAGRSQREIDEWMVSRYGRAVLLKPPKQGLNLVLWGMPFLALGAGAVHFWRTLHFRQTRRGPRTATDPYLAQVRQATRPSESGDR
- a CDS encoding DUF2171 domain-containing protein; translated protein: MTGQDQIREHMPVVCADGQPHGQVDRLDGEYIKLTKDESGQHHWLPLSAVDHVDEHVHLNLSHAQVHQQWLSVDPHPEHRQ
- a CDS encoding Tn3 family transposase, translating into MSRAITASEDSTTLLARYGRYPPTLTAEQLHRYFRFDDHDRAVLAQKKGKHNRLGYALQLATVRFLGTFLTDPRDMPEAAIQYVAQQLDLTVNPVKLDRYRTRETRWDHRHDIQARWGYRDFSEIPAFFDLARFLSARARLMAEPPSRLLDLSTARLVERRVLLPGVTTLTRLIARIQHRADERLWRDLAALPSEAQVTALEALLDVPSRSSVSRLDQLRKAPLSVSAPGLVGALKRVEAVRRIGVTTLDLSGFPEQRLNTLLRIAMGVKAQALRRMTRARRIATLLVTVRRLEGQALDDALTLFESLLTDLFNRIERQEDGARQDQLPSLEEAARRSNQLTLAFLESLGQPPQDFPAFAARVLALVSQEQLQAAAETVQALTRPRSETRLEGLLSRYSYVQQFLPALLRTVNFEGSAAGGPSLAALQALRRLGRRSQIMATEVPLTLVKGDWSKLIPRKGPLNRPAYTLCVLDHLHLALKRRDVFVSASPKFSDPRLRLLSDQAWTALKAEVCRSLDLDPDPQVMLAQLSAQLDERYRLVEARLPQNAAVSLAEEEGRTVLVLQEQEALPEPPRLRHLRELVARRMPRLDLPDLLLEVHRWTGCANAFTQLSEARTRVGHLDVSVCAVLLAEACNVGLDAVVQPETEALGRGRLSWVDQHYLRAETIASANARLVEFQATIPTVTAWGDGQVASVDGLRFRVPVKTIYAGQNPTYFGVRSGVTYVNFISDQYSGFHSIVVPGTLRDSLFALDGMIEQNTVLRPQQLVSDTAASSYMVFGLFRLLGYQFSPELADLRERTYARVTREANYGKLNALATSQVSTALIANHWDDLLRLAGSLMTRTVRASDLLKVIGVRPKSALTRALEQVGRIASTLHLLSYHDDPLYRRTIGTQRNRQEARHRLARAVFQGRHGELRQHDVAGMEDQLGALGLVVNAIILWNTRSLDLILNQLRVDGVEVRDEDVQRLSPLKFGHIHLGGRYHFSLTSQMPADQFRRLRDPDEVES